The following coding sequences lie in one Rickettsia hoogstraalii genomic window:
- a CDS encoding ATP-binding protein: MLLISGSIFAQSQISNLVVPVSYFINHVSQLEKLKENLNKYKQSSVVGVSGMGKTQLARMYAYENKDNYNIIWFIDCNLNIEQQLLKLSKAINTEVKSPVISEDMAVMRKDLMGYLANKDKWLLVFDNLKIGENKKIEDFINWEYNGNI; this comes from the coding sequence ATGCTTCTAATAAGCGGAAGTATATTTGCTCAAAGTCAAATATCTAATTTAGTTGTACCGGTTAGCTATTTTATAAATCATGTATCGCAATTGGAAAAACTAAAAGAAAATCTTAATAAATACAAGCAATCTAGTGTAGTAGGGGTAAGCGGTATGGGTAAAACGCAGCTTGCTAGAATGTACGCTTATGAAAATAAAGATAATTATAACATAATTTGGTTTATTGATTGTAATCTAAATATAGAGCAGCAATTACTCAAATTATCTAAAGCTATTAATACCGAGGTAAAATCACCGGTGATTTCAGAAGATATGGCAGTGATGAGGAAAGATTTAATGGGTTATCTAGCAAACAAGGATAAATGGTTATTGGTATTTGATAATTTAAAAATAGGCGAGAATAAGAAAATAGAGGATTTTATTAATTGGGAATATAACGGTAATATATAG
- a CDS encoding HlyC/CorC family transporter, producing MTTILVIVIIIIIALSALFAATETAITASSPGKIHKLKIAGNKRAKTVLEVLKKKEKVIGTLLIGNSLINTVCTTIATTLFISFLGDNGPIVASGVMAFIIIVFAEVVPKAIAVAKPEQLALKMASTIVIFLKLFKPINIALDYITKIFCFIFRINLNPQISGTEEVRGVIEHYHQEGGVYKSDRNMLGGILDIRNMTVSEIMTHRSSIIALNIDLPHEVIIKTLLSGAHTRIPLWQDNRDNITGILNLKDLLKALYENNNDAKKVDINKLLTPPWFIPENALVVDQLHAFRERNNHFACVVDEYGDLQGIITLEDVIEEIVGPITDEHDRLNNEIIKKSNTEFIIKGTTTIRDINRELDWNLSDEDANTIAGLIIHKIARIPNQGEVIEIFNFKIIILKKIANKIDSVKITVLLTTEKTISSE from the coding sequence ATGACTACCATACTTGTGATCGTTATTATAATAATAATTGCCTTATCTGCTTTATTTGCTGCTACCGAAACTGCTATTACCGCCTCCTCGCCGGGGAAGATTCATAAGCTTAAAATCGCCGGTAATAAGCGTGCTAAAACAGTTTTAGAGGTTCTTAAGAAAAAAGAAAAGGTCATAGGAACTTTATTAATAGGTAATAGTTTAATCAATACAGTTTGTACCACTATTGCTACTACTCTCTTTATTAGCTTTCTTGGAGATAATGGACCTATTGTTGCTTCCGGCGTTATGGCTTTTATAATTATTGTTTTTGCCGAAGTAGTACCGAAAGCAATAGCCGTTGCTAAACCTGAACAATTAGCATTAAAAATGGCTTCAACTATCGTAATATTTTTAAAGCTTTTCAAACCTATTAATATTGCTCTTGATTACATTACAAAAATATTTTGCTTCATATTTCGTATTAATTTAAATCCTCAAATATCAGGAACGGAAGAAGTAAGAGGCGTGATTGAGCATTACCACCAAGAAGGCGGAGTTTATAAATCCGATCGTAATATGCTCGGCGGGATATTAGATATACGTAATATGACGGTATCGGAAATTATGACTCACAGAAGTAGTATTATAGCCCTTAATATCGACCTACCTCATGAAGTGATAATCAAAACTTTATTATCGGGCGCTCATACACGTATACCTTTATGGCAAGATAATAGAGATAATATAACAGGGATTCTCAATCTAAAAGATTTGCTTAAGGCATTATACGAAAATAATAATGATGCAAAAAAAGTTGATATTAATAAACTTCTAACTCCACCTTGGTTTATCCCTGAGAACGCACTTGTAGTAGACCAGCTACATGCATTTAGAGAACGTAATAATCATTTTGCTTGTGTTGTAGATGAATATGGTGATTTACAGGGAATTATTACTCTTGAAGATGTTATAGAAGAAATCGTAGGACCTATTACCGATGAACATGATAGACTTAATAATGAAATTATCAAGAAGTCTAATACCGAGTTCATTATAAAAGGAACTACAACTATTAGAGATATTAACCGAGAACTTGATTGGAATTTATCGGATGAGGATGCAAACACTATAGCAGGATTAATAATCCATAAAATTGCTAGAATTCCAAATCAAGGAGAAGTAATTGAAATATTTAACTTTAAAATAATAATTTTAAAGAAAATTGCCAATAAGATTGATAGCGTAAAAATTACCGTATTACTTACTACCGAGAAAACAATAAGCAGTGAGTGA
- a CDS encoding Ulp1 family isopeptidase, giving the protein MAEPIIFTLLLGNKDQILERINNQEAQNKLPIIPLQVNKESHISDKERIFSEILEKSRKEGKTPIFNIQLNNNNVKPIFRVQDLINSQNLNIKTTITFDQYNSLTQNPELEAYWKQIMEKVDHVFFTNEADQNLAIADGIVPKDKTTTITDISLVTSVFNNLVYDREIDQLLSGTIPDKAKLDKLIKTAKNQGGRVIIETWPLSADEATNLITAKFGITSEDQIYGLKLEINEILKDPNNAAENFKKYVSQISRQFQKDLDKAEVNPIDFNFNTKKVMKDRAEDIQKEQTTSYEPLQENQPQQQDFFRRVFNYFKDIVTSFKETIFGNKEEPKTQESTTLTTEAMTQEQQVVAVPSITQPEQQASVSNTKPWEELGITQKMYEESLQAEKQLIKSLIEPKIPEKKSSPVINTEDTEAQAGIYNTENIKQPKYLYTEDDIKNILEANIDKNKFSIFHHASLEEPEILKDTLHATGEGLLLDNKSAIIPLNTGHKHWLLLAASKDDKGNINFIYNDPYGEPLETRPKVTEYINEVYPGAKIIDLNTKQQENAYDCGVFVCDSAIKFSKGQKILTTEESKGQGINLRKAQANTLLMQQQTQEIVRPLKTNSVQQSSNKFQELVKNQKTNDHSRRL; this is encoded by the coding sequence ATGGCTGAGCCTATTATATTTACTCTTTTACTTGGCAATAAAGATCAGATATTAGAAAGAATAAACAATCAGGAAGCTCAAAATAAACTACCTATTATCCCGCTTCAAGTTAATAAAGAATCACATATATCCGATAAAGAACGTATTTTTTCGGAAATCTTAGAAAAATCCCGCAAAGAGGGCAAAACACCGATTTTTAACATTCAACTTAACAATAATAATGTAAAACCAATTTTTCGGGTACAAGATTTAATTAATTCGCAAAATTTAAATATAAAAACTACTATTACTTTTGATCAATATAATTCATTAACCCAAAATCCTGAGCTAGAAGCTTATTGGAAGCAAATTATGGAAAAAGTTGATCATGTTTTTTTCACAAATGAAGCAGATCAAAATTTAGCTATAGCCGATGGTATAGTACCAAAAGATAAAACCACTACAATTACGGATATAAGTTTAGTAACATCTGTTTTTAACAATCTTGTATATGATCGTGAAATTGACCAGTTGCTATCCGGTACGATACCTGACAAAGCAAAATTAGACAAACTCATAAAAACAGCTAAAAATCAAGGTGGTAGAGTAATTATAGAAACTTGGCCTCTTTCTGCAGACGAAGCAACAAATCTTATCACTGCTAAATTCGGTATTACCTCTGAAGATCAAATTTACGGATTGAAACTTGAAATTAATGAAATCTTAAAAGATCCAAATAATGCTGCTGAAAACTTTAAAAAATATGTATCACAAATATCTAGACAATTTCAAAAAGATTTAGATAAAGCTGAGGTAAATCCTATTGACTTTAATTTTAATACAAAGAAAGTTATGAAAGATAGAGCTGAGGATATACAAAAAGAACAAACAACATCATATGAACCTCTACAAGAAAACCAACCACAACAGCAAGATTTTTTTAGAAGAGTTTTTAACTATTTTAAAGATATAGTAACTAGTTTTAAAGAAACAATATTTGGCAATAAAGAAGAACCTAAAACTCAAGAATCAACAACTCTAACTACGGAAGCAATGACGCAAGAACAGCAAGTAGTTGCTGTCCCTTCTATAACTCAACCGGAACAACAAGCTTCTGTGAGTAATACAAAACCATGGGAAGAACTAGGAATTACACAAAAAATGTATGAAGAATCTCTGCAAGCAGAAAAACAATTAATTAAATCGCTAATAGAACCAAAAATACCTGAAAAAAAATCATCACCGGTTATAAATACTGAAGATACTGAAGCTCAAGCCGGTATTTATAATACAGAAAATATAAAACAACCTAAGTATTTATACACTGAAGATGATATAAAAAATATACTGGAAGCAAATATAGATAAGAATAAATTCTCTATATTTCATCACGCCTCTTTAGAAGAGCCGGAAATACTAAAAGATACTCTTCATGCTACAGGAGAGGGTTTACTATTAGATAACAAATCTGCAATTATACCACTAAATACAGGACATAAACATTGGTTACTCTTGGCAGCTAGTAAAGATGATAAAGGTAATATAAACTTTATTTATAATGACCCCTATGGTGAGCCATTAGAAACTCGTCCAAAAGTAACAGAATATATTAACGAAGTTTATCCCGGTGCAAAAATAATAGATCTAAACACCAAACAACAAGAAAACGCTTATGATTGCGGAGTTTTCGTATGCGATAGTGCAATAAAATTTTCTAAAGGTCAAAAAATTCTAACTACTGAAGAATCTAAAGGACAGGGTATAAATTTAAGAAAGGCTCAAGCTAATACACTATTAATGCAACAGCAAACACAAGAAATCGTGAGACCGTTAAAAACAAATTCTGTACAGCAATCAAGTAATAAATTTCAAGAATTAGTGAAGAATCAAAAAACAAATGATCACTCTAGACGACTCTAA
- a CDS encoding heme lyase CcmF/NrfE family subunit, with the protein MTNICYPFYIAASCAILAFFTLVYAFIISDFSLQNVFLNSSTLKPLIYKIAGSWSSHEGSILLWFCLLQIVSCCYIFLLKDNRLKFLSIIILSAIQLFFSSFIYFTSNPFNVFSFAPKEGLGLNPMLQDIALSIHPPLLYLGYVSYAVPFTIVCASMSFPRRRESIASFIKFLLDSRLRGNDIKLLKTFSNIGILFTTIGISLGSWWAYRELGWGGFWFFDPVENISLFPWLSGIMLHHSIIVTTKTNRMQNWVIILSIVTFLLVIFSTFLVRSGFITSIHSFAFSPERGIYLLGIFLVMGIGSIGLYTSTSLRGGASASTKQSQETNRDCHSHYRGFAMTGITLGNIFFLLSLIVLIAATLYPPIYSLFDDKPIIISETFFVNNFIIFVIPILCTIGLFTTRSSIKKHIIILILSLIITYLISLKVTFSVISILTIIASIFLMLHNVHCLLIKTNYFKNRLKASAASMILGHFGFALISFSITTNALLQSEMDFTGRVGTSKTFNEFKITLQNIKFAQGKNYYRQIAEFWLEDNSRNITILKPENRLYIVEKSLSQESDIYSYLSYDLYAVLSNIDGDIIHAKIYYKPMMSFIWLGIILTAFGFFIALIRKNSS; encoded by the coding sequence ATGACGAATATCTGCTACCCCTTCTACATAGCTGCCTCATGTGCTATACTTGCCTTTTTTACCCTAGTCTATGCTTTTATTATTTCTGACTTTTCACTACAAAATGTCTTTTTAAACTCTAGTACTTTAAAACCTTTAATATATAAAATAGCCGGTAGTTGGTCGAGCCACGAAGGCTCAATATTATTATGGTTTTGTTTATTACAAATCGTTAGTTGCTGTTATATATTTTTACTTAAAGATAACCGACTTAAATTTTTATCTATTATTATTCTATCAGCTATACAATTATTTTTTAGCAGTTTTATTTATTTTACCTCCAATCCTTTTAACGTGTTTTCTTTCGCTCCTAAAGAGGGGCTTGGACTAAACCCGATGCTACAAGATATTGCTTTGAGCATCCATCCTCCGCTGCTTTATTTAGGCTATGTTAGCTACGCCGTACCGTTTACTATTGTTTGTGCCTCTATGTCATTCCCGCGTAGGCGGGAATCCATTGCTTCTTTTATAAAATTTTTACTGGATTCCCGCCTACGCGGGAATGACATAAAACTTCTCAAAACATTTTCCAATATCGGTATCTTATTTACTACCATAGGAATTAGCCTTGGTTCTTGGTGGGCATATAGAGAACTCGGCTGGGGCGGATTTTGGTTTTTCGATCCGGTAGAAAATATTTCGCTATTTCCTTGGTTATCCGGAATTATGCTACATCATTCTATAATAGTTACTACCAAAACAAACCGAATGCAAAACTGGGTGATAATTTTATCAATCGTTACTTTTTTATTAGTAATATTTAGTACTTTTTTAGTACGTTCCGGTTTTATTACTTCAATTCACTCTTTTGCATTCTCACCTGAGAGAGGAATATACCTGCTTGGAATATTTTTGGTTATGGGGATTGGTAGTATTGGGTTGTATACTTCCACGTCATTGCGAGGAGGTGCATCAGCATCGACGAAGCAATCTCAGGAAACTAACCGAGATTGCCACAGCCACTATCGTGGCTTCGCAATGACAGGTATAACCCTCGGCAATATATTCTTCCTACTTAGCCTTATTGTGCTAATAGCTGCCACACTTTACCCGCCAATTTACTCTTTATTTGACGATAAACCTATTATTATTAGTGAAACATTTTTTGTTAATAATTTTATTATATTCGTTATCCCTATTCTTTGTACTATAGGATTATTTACTACCAGAAGCTCTATTAAAAAACATATTATAATTCTAATATTATCTCTAATAATTACTTATTTAATATCATTAAAAGTAACATTTAGTGTTATATCGATTTTAACTATAATCGCATCTATATTTTTGATGCTTCATAATGTTCATTGTCTTTTGATTAAAACTAATTATTTTAAAAATAGACTTAAAGCAAGTGCTGCTAGTATGATCCTTGGGCATTTTGGTTTTGCACTAATTAGCTTTAGTATTACAACGAATGCATTATTACAAAGTGAAATGGATTTTACCGGCAGAGTAGGAACAAGTAAAACATTTAACGAATTTAAAATAACATTGCAAAATATTAAGTTTGCTCAAGGTAAAAATTATTATAGACAAATCGCTGAATTTTGGCTTGAGGATAATAGCCGTAATATAACTATATTAAAGCCAGAAAATAGGCTTTATATAGTTGAGAAGAGCTTATCGCAAGAAAGTGATATATACTCTTACTTATCATATGATCTTTACGCAGTTTTAAGTAATATAGACGGCGATATAATTCATGCTAAAATATATTATAAGCCAATGATGAGCTTTATTTGGCTTGGAATTATTCTTACCGCTTTCGGCTTTTTTATTGCACTAATCAGAAAAAATTCTAGCTAA